A region of the Meles meles chromosome 18, mMelMel3.1 paternal haplotype, whole genome shotgun sequence genome:
CTCCCGGAGAAGCAGACACATACTGCTTTCTCATaaaagcagcaggaggaggaggagggtctcAGCCTTTGAGccacctgcttcccctgctcagAGCTGGCCTAGCCGGTGGCCCTGAGAAAATGCACCCGCTGAGCTCTGTGTGGGGCTGAGGTTCAGAGCTGAAGGAGCCTTGAAGATGGTCTCATGGGACCTCCAGCCCACATCATACAAGGTTAAGGGACTCAAACAGGGTCATACAGCTAGAATGACAGCCTGGCCTTGTGCTCTGACTACCAATACAGGGTACGCCTGGCCTAGGACCCTGCTCCTCTAAGCCCTCAACTAGCCACTCAGCCTCCACTTGTGGGAGGCCCTCCCCCGACTTCCAGTGCTCCCCTCGGAGTGCCGGGCAGCACCCACAAACTGACGTGCCCAGTCACGTGCATCAGTTACTCCCACGCCTGCTCTAGAACATGGGGGAGTGAGGGGTGGGCCAGGCCCTAGGTCAGGGGCAGCTCAAGGTCTCCTGACGGCTGAGGAGGGGGTTTGCATGGCCTGACTATAATCTTCTCGGCCCCAATGCAGGCTAACAGTATAGTTCCTTAGAGGACAATggattgtttttccttcttttatttttgctaagAAAGTTCCTAAGTGGCAGGTACTGTCCCAGGGAGGAGGTGTCCTCAGTAGACACGGCTGGCCAAGCCGTCTTTTCTGCTTCTGCTCCTCCTTGCCAACCCCTCTAGGCTCCCCGGCCTGGGCACTGGCAGCCACCTCAGGAGAGGACTAACCCTCATTTCAGCCGCCGCCCTACCCACCAGGGCAGCTGTAGCCTCGTCTCTGGCagggtcccctcccctccccaggaggCTTTGTGCCGTGGCCCTAGCCCCACGTGAACCAAGGTAGGGGGCTAAAGAATAGGCCCAAGGGAGCCTAACCTCCACCCCGGTGACTGGAACGGGCCTGCCAGAAACAGATGGCTGAGCCGGCTCTGCCCCCCCGGAGCCGCAGACCGCTGCCCCGCCCCCTGGCGCCGAGATCGGGTAGAGAAGGCGGAGGCCGTGGCTGAAGGTGGCCTTGGCAGGAAGGAGGGAATGAACACTAACAGGGTCCTGGCACCGCACCATGGGCCCCTGCTCTGGCAGAAGGACCAGAGGGGATCTTCACGCTGGGGTTCCCCAGACTAGCGGGGCCCTTCTGGAGCATTCAGCCAGGCTGGGGGGCTGGCACTATGGTGGGGAGAACCCACACCTTCCGGGAGAGCCCACCCTACTGGGCGCCCAGCCCCAACCTCCGCTGCTACTGCCCTGGCCTCGGGGCGTGCTGGGAGGCCTGCCTGGCCCGCTGCCGCCGCAGCCTCACAAACACCTGGGCCTCCCGATCACCCTTCCGGCTCTCCAGCAGCTGCAGGATGGGATCCCCTGTGGAGAGAGGCGTTTGGGCGTCAGACTGCGGCGGGGGGAGGCAGTGCCTGGGTAGTGGCAGGGGACACAGCACGGACCCATTCTCCAGCCATCCTGGAAACCAGTAACGGACACACACCAGCCAAGCTCACAGGACAGCCTGACGGATGAGGCGAGACCGAGACGCATGACGGCGCTGGCAGAGGCCAAGTGAGGTGCGCCTCGGGGTCCGGTGTTAGAACCGCAGGCTATAGCtcacctctgtgcctcagtttacccgtCTGTAAAACAGCCGTATTAGCAGCTGACGGGCGAGGCGGCTGCAGCACTGTGCGCACAGCTGGCCCATAGTAAGTGCTCGGACGTGTCACCTGTTCTTACCGTCCAACCTGGAGAACGCCTGGCCTGTGCGCCCCCGTCGGACACCCAGCCTCTTCCCCCACGTAGCCTTCCCGGTGACCTCCCCCACACTGCAGTCCCACGGCACTTGGCCTCCCAGGTTTCACTGCTCTCCCGATCAGACCAAGAGAGCCACTCAGCACACGAGACACCACCCTGACTCCACTGGCTTCCACATCCAAGGAGGGGTTCCTCTGACCCCACCTTCATTCGCTTCCCTTGGGGCCACTGCCTGACCTTCATGGGCTGCCCCTCCCCGGCACCCCCCGGTGCTGGGCCAGCCTCTGCCCCGGGGCTCAGACCTACTGTTGAGTGCAGGGTAGGTGAGGGGCAGGCGGGTCTGAGGCACCTCTCCAGGCTCCTCAGTCCCGGTCAGGCCTGGCACCGAACGTAGTGGCAGAAAGGCCTCCCCTTCCAAGTCATCGGCCCCCAGCGTGTCATGGTCCAGCACCGTTAGCAGAAGGCAAGCTCCGTCCTTCAGGCATGGCTCAGCAGGCACCAGgctgagtgggggagagagaggggctcAGCGGCCTGCCCCCTGCACGGTCACTggcacccacccccacacaccgTTCATCACTGGTCATCGAGGACAGGCCAGGGCTGAGAGCAGACAGGTGGGGATTAGGATGGCAAAAGCGTTTCTCAGCCTGGCGTGTGCTGACGGACGTGGCCTCTGACTGCGGGCTGGGACTTTATACCAGGGGCCTGTGTTCCCCAGACCCTCCTGTTTTGGGGAACAGAGCACCTCAGGAGCAGGACCATTTCCTGGAAGCAAGCCTCTAAGTCCAACAGGTGGGGGCCTTCTCCCCTGCAGTCCCGCTCCTCCTCGCAGGGTTCCAGCAAACCCCTGTTCCAGTTGCCCCTCCCTGGGACCCAAATGCGTTCCTTTCAGAACCGGCCTCAGGTGGCAGGAGCAGGACTGAGAAGtccagggctggggaagggtgGCAAGCAGGGGAGCCCACTCACAATTCAAAGGTCTCATCAAACAGGGGGTGAAGGTCCTTCTTGTGCTTTTGGGTCTCCCGGGGGGCCAGCTCAGGGAACTCGTGCCTGGGCTCCAAGGTCAGCTGGACAAAGGGGTCGCTGGAGCCTGGCAAGTGGGGAGGTCACCTGGGGACGTGACGTTGCCAAGGATATCCCAGCTCCGCGCCTCCAGTTCCCAGCTGCTGCCGCCGTGCCCTGCTCAGCAGCACTGCCCCCTCCTGGTAGCACGAAGGAAATGCACCCAGCGCTCCCTCCCGGGAGAGCGGAACTGCCAGGGACGCGGGGGACGTTGCGGGGATACAGAGTGAGGCCGCGGGGAGAAGCCGGCGGGCAGCCTGCACTCACCGTTGGAGTCCAGGGGCAGCAGGCTGGAGGCGCTGAGCAGTTCCACACGCAGCTTCTGCTCGGAGGCGCGGTAGGAAGCCTTGACTGTGACCGCCCCCAGCTCCTCAGTAGTGGTTTCCGCCTAGGGGTGGAGCGCGGGGGGCagtgtggggcagaggggaggcgAGGCTGCAGGTGCGCCGGGACGGCGCGGAGGGAAAGAGCCTCACCTGCCGCTGGATGCGGCTGCAGAAGTACTTCCGGATGAGCTCCCGACTGGAGGCCGCCTGCAGCTCCAGGTCCCTCTGCAGAGCCTGGGAACGAGGCGCAGCTGAGAAGCCCCCTGAGCTGTCCCAGTCACCCCCGTCCGGTGCCGGCAGCGATGGGATAGCAAAGCTCCGGCTGTCGGGGAGCCTCGGCTGGGGAACCCACCCTCGGGATGGCCCCCCGGGACAGCCGAGGCACGGACAGGGTGGGCTTCACAGGTGTGCCCCCCACACAGTTGCACAGCCGTCCCGTCACCGAGTTTAAAGAACCTTCTGCTTGGTTGAATGCTCCTGTTGTTGCTGTCTTAGTAATTTTGTTGTTGCCGTTCTTAGTAATTTTTGGACAAAGGGGCCCGCATTTTCTTTCTGTGCCGGCCCCGTAAATTATGCAGCTGGTACTGGACACAGGTGAGCACAGAAAGGCAGGTTCCCCCTACCCCGCCAGCTCACCTAACGCCCCCTACCTGGAAGTCGTCGGTGTGCAGCGCCGCAGGTGGCAGGCCACAGCCCTCTGCGTAGAAGCAGATCTCCAGATTCTAGGGGTGAGATGGCAGACGTGACCGCACCAGGATGATCACTTGTCTCCAGCCAGCGTTATCACTTGCTGGACCGGCTATTCTTACCTGCAGGGCAACCTTCAGCCTGCTGGAGGCCAGGGGGCAGCTCCGCTGGGAGGCAGCCGCCTCTATGAGCACCGTGAGCGTGTGGGTCCAGAGCAGGGTCAGGAGactggggggaggtgcagagggacaCCAGTCCAGccgaggaggaagcagagacacTCTTGAGAAAGGGACCCAGGCCTACCCCCAGCTCGTCCCCAGCCCACGCTCCCACTTCCACTTGCTTCTCAGGTAAGGCGGGGACCAGGGCAGCAGGCAggagtagagggagggaggacaagtgcaggggagtggggggaaggggggcagatgGGGCCAGTCCCAACCAACATGCTTCACAACCCAGCAAAGAACCTTCCTCAGTAGGATTATCAAACCCCAACAaggaggtggggcggggaggcCGGTCCCCCAATGACAGAGTGACGATTCAGTATGGGAGTGGCCAGAATGAATAGGATGTCCACCCGGATAAGCATCTACTGCCCTTGGGGAGAAAAAAGTAGCAACCAAGCCACAGTCCTGCTAACTACCTGCAATAACGGAAATCCCATGTCAAAGGAGAGTCACACGACTCAGCACAAAAAGCAAAAACGGGGTTGCATCATTAAGAGTGGGGAAGGTCGCCGTCAAGGCAGGTAACGGACGCAGCGGACTCGCGATTCGCGTGCTTCCTGCGCTCGCAGTGTCCTAACTGCTCTTGAGACTGTGCTAAGTCCCTGCAGTGGAGTTCTAGCTGTTTGAGCTGAACACTTGGCATACCGTGGCCCGAGAAATAGCAGCGGTGggctccctgggcccctcccGAGCCACCAGGAGTGAACctccggggggaggggcagcagcctCGGAGCCCAGTTCCTGTGGGGAGGACCCGCGCTCATCGTCGGGCAGCTCAGCACCGACCACTTCCTTTGCACAGGGGCTGCGCTTCGGACGCCATGTGACTCACTTGATTCTCACTAGAGGCCAGAACTGTGACCATCGGCACGGGAAACTTGAGTAATCCGCTCAACGTACCCACCCAGCAGCAGCAAACTAGAGTCTGAATCCAGGTGGGCCAGAGCCCACGTCCTGGACCGCTAGTCCTGCTGCCTGATGTGCAGGACCCCTGCTTTGAGAGAGACCCCAACGAGAAGTTCCCCTGGATCCTGGGAGAGACACCATTTGCCTGTAATGTTAGGAGGGACAGACAGCCCAGGGCTAAGGGAGAAAGGGCAggcagctttctgctcagcctaAAGGGAAATGGGCAGGTGTGTGAAGTAGTGAGCTCCCTGTCCCTAGGAGTGAGCATTTAAGCAGAGGCTGGTTGCATCCTCCCCTGAAAATGGCTGAGGCCAGAGAagagaggcggggggtggggacggAGCGGGAGGCCGCCGCACACCTGCTGAAGTTCTCCTGCACCAAGTTGGTGTTCATGTAGCAGAGCTTCACCTCCAGAAACTTCATCAGGGGCAGAATggcctggggagaggggtgggcgGCAAGTCTGGCTGTGGCCCATGCCCATGCCCTGACTCGGAAGAGGAAACAGGGCCAGGAGCTTTCGCCTGCTTCATTCAGAACGTGTGCCGGCGCTGAGGGAGCCCTGCCCGCGGGGGGCTCCAGCCGCCCCCACCTCTTCTGGGGCCCTCCGGCGGCCGGTGCACTGTCCTGCCGCAGGGCCTGGCCATGCCCTCCCCTAGAAACCCTCAGGGATCCTTCTCTGGCTTCATCGAGGTCCTGACTCAGCTGTCACCCTCTGAGTACGGCCTTCTCTACCACTGtctaaaaatacctttttaaaaaagcacaaatggggcgcctgggtggctcagtgggttaagcctctgccttcggcttgggtcatgatctcagggtcctgggatcgagtcccgcatcgggctctctgctcagcggggagcctgcttcctcctctccctctgcctgcctctctgcctgcttgtgatctctctctctgtgtccaataaataaataaaatcttttttttaaaaaagcacaaatatGAATACAAATCTTCATTTTCTGCAGTACGTTGTCACTGCACGCACACACTCGTGTAATTCTAGGCACAGCTATGGTTCTGGCTCTTCTCCACCGCCCCCCGCAGAATGTGAGCTCTGGGAAGGCAGGAGTTCTCTATCACTTTTCCTCCCCGATCCACACCTCCGTGCCTAAATCTACGCCCGTGACAGAGCGCTTAGAGAGTTGCTGAAATCCAGAGTGACCTTCTCCCAGACAGCGAAGGTACCATCACTCTCTCTGCCCCCCGAGGCCGGCGGGCTCGCAGAAACAGGGAACTCAGAAGGCTGCACACCCACATCAGTTCGGCTGCGAGGCTAAGCCCTCCCTGCCTGCGGGCCCCAGGCAGATTCAGGGAGAGCCCGCGGAAtgacccacccctgcccccttaGCATCcaaggaggaaaccaaggcccaggaGGGAACATTTCCTGCCCAAGTCTGGGGGACTCATCTCCGATACCCAcggccttctgcccctcccaccctaaGCCCCTTTGGCAACGGTGAGCGGGGAGGGCCACTCACATCCTCAGGCAGGACAGACTCCTTGACGCCCACGAGTTTCTGGATGTGCGTGGCAATGCCCACCTCCAGCTGGGGACACAAAACAGcaggagggaggccggggcgtgAGCACGGGGGATAGGGTGAGGTCACTGGGTGCCGGAGTTTCGGTTCAGGAAGGGGTGGAAAGTCCTGCTTGGGGGTGCTTCAGGCCGACGATGGGCAGGGTGTGGTCCCTGCGAGGGGGACAGATTACCTGCCGCGCCAGGGTGCGGACGCCGGTGCGGATCTCGTGGCTCAGCCCGGCCAGCGCGCCCTGCAGCTGGGCGTGCAGCGTGTTCTGCAGCTGGCCCTGCTCCAGCACGGCCCCGACGCGCTGTTCCAGGGCCTCCCAGGCCAGCTGGGCGGGCAGCTTGCCGATCACCAGCCGCAGCTGCTCCATGTCATTCACCACCACGCACAGCTGAGGGCAGGCACGCAGGGATGGGGGCCTCCTGAGCTTGCCGGGACCGGCCGTCCCTACCCGCACCCCCGGCCCGACGTCCGGCTCTGGTCCTTACCATGTTGGCTGCCTGGCCCTGGTCCTTCTGGCTTGCAGAGAGCTCACGGGCCCGGGCCTTTATAAGGCTGCAGTATACCAGAGCCAGCCGACAAGTatcctggggtggggagaggacgaTCAGTGCGGGGGGCGTCTGGGGGGCCCCAGTGCGGGGAGGCATGGAAATCTCAGTGACTTGGGGATTTAAGACTTAGCCCCTGGGAGGCTGCTAGGGCAAGAGCTTGGGAGAATCAGGACACGTCAAACGAGGCTGTCCTAGGAAGACGGGGAAGGACACGGGAAGTCGCTGCACCTCCACAAACTTGACGGTGATCATGAAGGCCTCCTCCGGGTCGGGCCAGTCCAGCTGCCGGGCAGTGCGGCTGATCTGAGCGAAGCAGGTGGACAGGTCCACGGCAGATGTGCTGTGCTTGGTCAGTTCACCCAGGGGCACCAGCTGGGGGGGTGCAGAACGGAGGGCTCAGCGCTGGCCGGATTcatgcccctccctccctcctgccttccacAGGCATTCAGAACCTCTACCGCCACCAAGCAGGTAGGCAGGGGGCTACAAGGGGCAGGCAGGCTCCACCCAGACCCCCAGGCTGCAAAGATCAGGCTGGAAAGCAAAGCCacagttaaaattaaaaccaGGGGTATCAGGAGACAGCGGGGTACACACAACTGGCCTCAAGAGCTGGTCACCAACTCTGCGCGTCCTAGAGGTCCCAGCAGAGCCCCAAGCCCCACAGCCGGGCCCCCGTCTCAGGCCCTGCGCCTACCTCATCCATCTGCACCGCACGCTGCACCCGCGCCAGGGCCACGCTGTAAGTCTTCTGCAGCCAGGAGGGGATGGCGGGCTGGAACCAGCGGTGAAAGCCATCCAGGGCCAGGACTCCATCCCTAAGGAGAGCTGGGGCTCAGCCTGGGGAATGCCAGGGCTAGCACGGCCCCTCcttgaccttctcctctcttttgTGCCAAAGCCAGCTGCCCACCTACCTGTCTGTGGGGTCTGGTCGCAGCTGGTAGAGCTCCTTGAGGCTGACGTAGAGCTGGAATAGACTCTCGCCCATCTCCGGGGACACGGGACTGCCCGCCACGGCCGCTGTGTGGTCCTGCACCCGCTTGGCCACCTGCAAAGGGCAGGCAGTGGGACAGGGCTCCGGAGCCAGGGTGGAGGGCAACCTGGAGACCCAGGGGGAGACTCACCAGCCACTGCAGCTCCGCGAAAGCCATGGAGAAGAGGTCGACCTTAAGCGTGCTGCAAGGAAGGCCACAGGTGTGACCCGGGAGCACCTCCGGGGCCCTCCTGGTCCCCATTCTGAGCCCCTACCGCGCGACCTCCCTACCCAGCCACGGGCTCACTTCTGGAAGATCTTGTTCCACGTGTGCCGGCACTGAAGCAGGTCGCCGACGACGTCCTGTACCAGGCCCAGCAGGGCTTTGCCTGCCTCCAGCAAGCCCTGGTAGGGACAGAGGGGCGCCGAGCTCAGACCCGCAGGGCCCCAGCACCCCGCCTgccccctcctgccctgcccaAGCCCCCCCTACCTGCACCATGGGCTGATGGTGCTGCTGCTTCAGGTGGAACCACTCGGCGGTGCCAGTCTGCGGGCAAAGAGGCGGTGAGCGGGGAGGGCTGCCAGGCTCGGGCCCACCATGCCCGCTCGTCCCCGGCGTGGGCCGCGCCCGCACCTTCAGCGTCTGGGCCACCAGCCGGGGCAGAGGGGCGCTGTCAGGGCGCAGCTCTCCGAAGGCCTTCATTTTGCACATCTGGACCAGGACCCTGTGGAGACGGGGCGGCTGTGCCGGGGCCTCCACCCACAGGGGCAGCGggcgcccccctccccggggctcccccttgctcccccaccccactgagggagcgggagagggagccGCTGACCTGAGCAGAGACTGCAGCCGGGCCGGGGAGTCGGCCACAGACAGGGGGAAGACAGAGCGGAACTTGCGGATGAGGGAGAGGCCGTAGGCCAGCAGGCTGCTGAACGAGGCGGCCAGCTCCTCCAGCTGCGGGCCGAGCGGCGGGAGCTGAGCCGGGGGCCCGGGGCGCGGAGCCGGCTCCCCGGGCCCTGCCCGCCCCGCGCTCCTCGTCCCCCTGCGCGGCCCACCTGTTCTCCCTTGAGCCGGCCCTGGATCCACTGGTACTCGATGCTGGTGATGGGGTGCAGGAGGCAGCTGCTCGGGAACTCCAGGCTCTGGTAGAGCCGGCTGTAGGCCAGCCACTGCCTGTGGCACACGGGAAGGCCTCAGCCAGCCAGCGGGGGCGGGGGCTTGGGGGGAACAGCGAGACGCCCCGCCCCCACCGACCTCCTGGGGAACCCCCTTGAAGGTGCTCTTCAAACATGCAAATTAAACTTGCGTCGCTCCCCACCTGTCTGGGGATACCGACCTGCCCATGGTCCTACAAGCTGTCCTTGTCCCCACCTCCGCCCACCCCCTATTCAAACGCCAAGTGTCCTCGGTGGCCCCGGGCTGCACCCACCAGGTGGGCCCCGGCCCACTGCACACCTCACCTGCACTCGAACACCTCCCCACAACCTACGGGGGTTGCAGGGGACGTGACGGGCCCCTCGCCGGGGATATGGAAATGCCAGCGCACCAATCTGTTGACTCCAGAGGCCTGGAGCTGGGGCACAAGGCTacctctggggcaggggcagcaaaTTCAAATGCCCAGAAGGGACTCAGAGAGTGTCAGGGGGTGACTCGGGCCAATGGCAGCCGTGAGGGGCTGCGGAGGCCCCGCGCTCTGCCATGTGTGACCCCTTGCAGCCCAGCAGGACAACGGCACTTGGGGTGCTTGGGAAGCTGGAGCTGCGACTCTGTGCGGAACACCTCCAGATCTGGAAAGCAGGCAGTGGACTCAAAACCTGACACACACGGTTGCCGCCAAACAGAGATCTTGCAAGGGTTAGACTCCGGCCTGCCGGTTTATAGGCgcacaggcagggagggagaggctggcGCCTCCCAGGCGACCCCTCCCAGGCGCACTCACGCCATGGACTGGTGGAAGTCAGAGAGGTCCTTCTGTGTCGCGTGGAGAAAGAGGATGGTGGCAGCGTGGGGACTCAGTGACCCATCCCAGGAGGTGCTGCCTGCCTGAGGGCACGGGGTAGCAGGGTGTCAGGACCTGGCCGGCAGGCCCcgtaccaccccccccccccgcccccgcacccaGCGCAAGGAGGGCGGTACCTGGTGCTGGGTGACCTCATGGGACACCAGCTGCTGCAGCAAGAGCAGGTGCACCGCGTAGCTGGGCTGGGAGCGGCTGGCGGCCGGGGCTCTCTGCAACGGGGCCGGCGTGGCCGTGAGGAGAGGACCCTGTCCCCGGGGGCAGCCTGCCCCACCCAGACGGGCCATCGGACGACGCCCTGCTCCCGGCCCCAGACCCACCCGCTTGTGAATGAGCTGGAACTGGAGGTGGCAGCGGCCGCGGTCCGGGTAGGTCTCGGTGCAGGGCTCCAGAGGGTACCAGTGGTCCTCTCGGCAGCGCAGGTCCTGGGGGGCCAGACCGGCGGGAGCGGCCCAGGCCCATGCTTGGTGTGCGTCCACAGTCCCTCCCCCAAAACCCTATTTCCTGACCCCACTCACCTGTAGCCTCACGACGACGTTCCCCAGAAAATCGTCCTGGCCTTTGTCCTTCCGCGCCTCCTTGAAGATCCTGTTCCAGGCAGGGGCCATGAGAGGGGTGAAGACACTGAGGTGTCTGGCAGGGACCTGTCCCCCTCCTGCGGCCCCCTGGGCCTGGACACAGCCTGCAGCCCAGCAACCGATATGCACACACAGGGAGGGCAGAAAGAGCCCACACTCCTTCCCGCAGGCACCTCTTCCCGGGGCCTTCACCTTCGCAGCCCATGCAGATCTGTGAGCTCCCCGAGCTTCTGTCTGACGGACTCCACCGTGTCCATGTCCCTGCGGGGGCCAAGGTGTGGGCAGGAGACAGAGAGGCTGTCCGGGAGCCCTTGGCGTCTTTGGGAGAAGGTCCTGCCATCCTGAATGCCCCCCCCCCGGACCCCTACGGGCAGGGTAGGCCCCTCACCACATGTCCAGATGGAAGCTCGAGCTGCTTATGTCCTCAAACTCCCTATGGGGAGAAAAGGACCTGGCTGAGGGCCTTGGAGGGCCGGACCCCACCAGAGCCTGTTCTGGGAAGCTCCCACCCCCCACTTACCCACTGTCCCCTCTGAGCCCCTCCTTGCAAACTTCTCTTTCCTCCGCAAGGCTTGGGCCTAGCCCCCAGATCAACCCAGCTGGGCCGAACCCTCCACACCCTCCTAGCACACTCTTCTGTCTCTGGCCTAGGGAGCAGGCCCCGCCTCCAATCAAGCCAAGTCCCCTCCCCCGAGCCAGGAAGTACTGCTGCTCGCCCTGAGGGGACAGGACCACGCACAGGATGAAAGTCTCCTCCCAGACAGGGTTGAGGGTCTGCTCGACGACCTGGGTGCGGTGCGTCTGCTCCTCCGGGATGGTGTGCCTCACCACTGCCTTCTGCCGACGCCGGGACCCAGGGCTGCCCGCCTGAACGCTCACCCCCTGCTCGATGCCCAGCAGGCAGTAGGGGTCACTGAATCCTGGCGAGGAGGGGAAGGACAAGGCCACCTGGGTGTCAGCAGGGCTCCCCGGGAGACGACGCCCTCATCACCCCAGTCCAGGGGCAGAGTCCCTCCCCATCCCAGATTCAAAGGCCCTGGGGCCAACAGCACGCAGGGGACATCTGGGAGCTGGGAGTTCCAGCTGGATTCTGGGACGGAccgctggggaggaggagggggctgggaagggggccCTCGGGGGCCCTCACCCCCTGCTCACCACTGACGTCTTTGCCCAGAATGCCCTTGGCTTGTTTCACGGTTGCCTTCAGACAAAATATTGGCTTCTAGAAGGACAGAAGGGTGAGCCTGAGTCCCAGAGGGTGCTGGGCTTCCCAGCCGCTGCCCCAGGCTGGTCCTGGACCAGGGTTACCTCAAGCTTCTGGACGCGCTGCAGCATCTGCTGGTGCTCGTCGGGCGGCATGTGGAAGGCCTGGTGGGGCAGGAGCGTGGGAGGCGCGGGGCACGGGGCGGGGGACAGAGAACtccggggtgggggcggcaggTCAGAGGGCGCCGCGGGGCCGCACTCACCTCCTGCAGGTACGACAGGAGCTCCGAGGCCTCGCGCACGTGGCTGGGCTCAGGCTGCCCCAGGCGGTGCAGGACGGTGTAGAGAGCTTCCTCGTAGAGCAGGGCCCGCTGAGACACGGCAGGGTCACCTCGGGAATCCCCGGCCGCCCCCTGCAAGGtgagcccccgccccccagcccatCCTGGCACCAACTCGGCATGGCCAAAGCTGGGACAAGGCGCCCACAGTGCATGGGGGTGGCGGGTTAAGGCCCAGAAGTGCCCaccgcacccccccaccgccgTGTGGCCACCTGCCTTAGTCAGTACCCCAGGACTGTGTTCCCAgcacctccctgcctccccaacaCTCCGATTCTTACCTCCTCAGGAGAGAGGTGGTGGGATGGAGGCTCGATCTGGGGAGCAAGGTGAAAAGACAAGGTGGCCCGGAGGCTTGGACCAGGGCTCAGACAGCAGCAACGGCTCCTCCCAGGGCAGGCCAGGCCGGGCCGGGGCTGCGGGGTCCCTAGCTCCCCGCCTCCAGCCCACCAGCGCCGCACACCTGTTCCCACAGCA
Encoded here:
- the UNC13D gene encoding protein unc-13 homolog D isoform X5, which encodes MATPLSHLQRRPPLVRQAIKIRRRRVRDLQDPPAHSAQEIEPPSHHLSPEEGAAGDSRGDPAVSQRALLYEEALYTVLHRLGQPEPSHVREASELLSYLQEAFHMPPDEHQQMLQRVQKLEKPIFCLKATVKQAKGILGKDVSGFSDPYCLLGIEQGVSVQAGSPGSRRRQKAVVRHTIPEEQTHRTQVVEQTLNPVWEETFILEFEDISSSSFHLDMWDMDTVESVRQKLGELTDLHGLRRIFKEARKDKGQDDFLGNVVVRLQDLRCREDHWYPLEPCTETYPDRGRCHLQFQLIHKRRAPAASRSQPSYAVHLLLLQQLVSHEVTQHQAGSTSWDGSLSPHAATILFLHATQKDLSDFHQSMAQWLAYSRLYQSLEFPSSCLLHPITSIEYQWIQGRLKGEQLEELAASFSSLLAYGLSLIRKFRSVFPLSVADSPARLQSLLRVLVQMCKMKAFGELRPDSAPLPRLVAQTLKTGTAEWFHLKQQHHQPMVQGLLEAGKALLGLVQDVVGDLLQCRHTWNKIFQNTLKVDLFSMAFAELQWLVAKRVQDHTAAVAGSPVSPEMGESLFQLYVSLKELYQLRPDPTDRDGVLALDGFHRWFQPAIPSWLQKTYSVALARVQRAVQMDELVPLGELTKHSTSAVDLSTCFAQISRTARQLDWPDPEEAFMITVKFVEDTCRLALVYCSLIKARARELSASQKDQGQAANMLCVVVNDMEQLRLVIGKLPAQLAWEALEQRVGAVLEQGQLQNTLHAQLQGALAGLSHEIRTGVRTLARQAILPLMKFLEVKLCYMNTNLVQENFSSLLTLLWTHTLTVLIEAAASQRSCPLASSRLKVALQNLEICFYAEGCGLPPAALHTDDFQALQRDLELQAASSRELIRKYFCSRIQRQAETTTEELGAVTVKASYRASEQKLRVELLSASSLLPLDSNGSSDPFVQLTLEPRHEFPELAPRETQKHKKDLHPLFDETFEFLVPAEPCLKDGACLLLTVLDHDTLGADDLEGEAFLPLRSVPGLTGTEEPGEVPQTRLPLTYPALNRDPILQLLESRKGDREAQVFVRLRRQRARQASQHAPRPGQ
- the UNC13D gene encoding protein unc-13 homolog D isoform X4, with protein sequence MATPLSHLQRRPPLVRQAIKIRRRRVRDLQDPPAHSAQEIEPPSHHLSPEERALLYEEALYTVLHRLGQPEPSHVREASELLSYLQEAFHMPPDEHQQMLQRVQKLEKPIFCLKATVKQAKGILGKDVSGFSDPYCLLGIEQGVSVQAGSPGSRRRQKAVVRHTIPEEQTHRTQVVEQTLNPVWEETFILEFEDISSSSFHLDMWDMDTVESVRQKLGELTDLHGLRRIFKEARKDKGQDDFLGNVVVRLQDLRCREDHWYPLEPCTETYPDRGRCHLQFQLIHKRRAPAASRSQPSYAVHLLLLQQLVSHEVTQHQAGSTSWDGSLSPHAATILFLHATQKDLSDFHQSMAQWLAYSRLYQSLEFPSSCLLHPITSIEYQWIQGRLKGEQLEELAASFSSLLAYGLSLIRKFRSVFPLSVADSPARLQSLLRVLVQMCKMKAFGELRPDSAPLPRLVAQTLKTGTAEWFHLKQQHHQPMGLLEAGKALLGLVQDVVGDLLQCRHTWNKIFQNTLKVDLFSMAFAELQWLVAKRVQDHTAAVAGSPVSPEMGESLFQLYVSLKELYQLRPDPTDRDGVLALDGFHRWFQPAIPSWLQKTYSVALARVQRAVQMDELVPLGELTKHSTSAVDLSTCFAQISRTARQLDWPDPEEAFMITVKFVEDTCRLALVYCSLIKARARELSASQKDQGQAANMLCVVVNDMEQLRLVIGKLPAQLAWEALEQRVGAVLEQGQLQNTLHAQLQGALAGLSHEIRTGVRTLARQLEVGIATHIQKLVGVKESVLPEDAILPLMKFLEVKLCYMNTNLVQENFSSLLTLLWTHTLTVLIEAAASQRSCPLASSRLKVALQNLEICFYAEGCGLPPAALHTDDFQALQRDLELQAASSRELIRKYFCSRIQRQAETTTEELGAVTVKASYRASEQKLRVELLSASSLLPLDSNGSSDPFVQLTLEPRHEFPELAPRETQKHKKDLHPLFDETFEFLVPAEPCLKDGACLLLTVLDHDTLGADDLEGEAFLPLRSVPGLTGTEEPGEVPQTRLPLTYPALNRDPILQLLESRKGDREAQVFVRLRRQRARQASQHAPRPGQ